A single Mixta calida DNA region contains:
- a CDS encoding bile acid:sodium symporter family protein, with translation MGIFRLDPMMVKLLIVLLLATFLPAKGGFVPFFDWLTTAAIALLFFMHGAKLSREKIIAGSSHWRLHLWIMFSTFVLFPILGLLLAWWHPVDVSAEIYTGFVYLCILPATVQSAIAFTSMAGGNVAAAVCSASASSLLGVFISPLLVNLVMNIHSDMPGNGLEQVGRIMLQLLVPFVLGHLSRRWIGGWVERHRSLIGKTDQTSILLVVYSAFSEAVVNGIWHRVGVMTLVWILAGSVLLLFIVLLINLLAARLFGFNRADEITILFCGSKKSLANGVPMANILFPAASVGIIVLPLMIFHQVQLMVCSFIAQRYKKKNDAALKASAPQGKAIVESQK, from the coding sequence ATGGGCATTTTTCGTCTCGATCCAATGATGGTTAAGCTGCTGATTGTGTTGCTGCTGGCGACGTTCTTACCGGCGAAAGGCGGCTTTGTCCCCTTTTTCGACTGGCTGACCACCGCCGCTATCGCCCTGCTGTTCTTTATGCATGGCGCCAAGCTGTCGCGTGAAAAAATCATCGCTGGCAGCAGCCACTGGCGGCTGCATCTGTGGATTATGTTCAGCACCTTCGTGCTGTTCCCGATACTGGGGCTGCTGCTGGCCTGGTGGCATCCGGTTGACGTCAGCGCGGAAATCTATACCGGCTTTGTGTACCTCTGTATTTTGCCCGCGACCGTCCAGTCCGCCATCGCCTTCACCTCCATGGCAGGCGGCAACGTGGCGGCGGCGGTATGCAGCGCCTCCGCCTCCAGTCTGCTTGGCGTCTTTATCTCGCCGCTGCTGGTGAATCTGGTGATGAATATTCACAGCGATATGCCAGGCAACGGACTGGAACAGGTAGGCCGCATTATGCTGCAACTGCTGGTGCCGTTTGTGCTGGGGCATCTGTCGCGCCGCTGGATCGGCGGTTGGGTGGAGCGCCATCGCAGCCTGATCGGCAAAACGGATCAGACATCTATCCTGTTGGTAGTCTATTCGGCGTTTAGCGAAGCGGTAGTAAATGGCATCTGGCATCGGGTAGGCGTGATGACGTTGGTCTGGATTTTGGCGGGCAGCGTGCTGTTGCTGTTTATCGTTTTGCTGATCAACCTGCTGGCGGCGCGCCTGTTCGGCTTTAACCGCGCCGATGAGATCACCATCCTGTTCTGCGGCTCGAAGAAAAGCCTGGCAAACGGCGTGCCGATGGCCAACATTCTGTTTCCTGCCGCCTCGGTGGGGATTATCGTGCTGCCGCTGATGATATTTCATCAGGTTCAGCTAATGGTCTGCTCGTTTATCGCGCAGCGCTATAAGAAGAAGAACGATGCGGCGCTCAAAGCCAGCGCGCCGCAGGGGAAAGCGATTGTAGAGTCGCAGAAGTAA
- a CDS encoding DUF3820 family protein, producing MDKQQLVEIANTVMPFGKYQGRVLIDLPEPYLLWFARKGEFPAGHLGELMQLTLAIKIEGLEGLVKPLKRDL from the coding sequence ATGGATAAACAGCAGCTGGTGGAGATCGCTAATACGGTGATGCCGTTCGGTAAGTATCAGGGACGCGTATTGATCGATCTGCCGGAGCCGTATCTGCTGTGGTTCGCCCGCAAGGGCGAATTTCCGGCGGGACATCTGGGCGAGCTGATGCAGCTGACGCTGGCGATTAAAATCGAAGGGCTGGAAGGGCTGGTGAAGCCGCTCAAGCGCGATCTTTAA
- a CDS encoding NupC/NupG family nucleoside CNT transporter, whose translation MSRILHFVLALVVVALLALLVSRDRKNIRVRFIIQLLVIEVLLAWFFLNSEAGLGFVKGFAGLFDYLLKYAAEGTNFVFGGMNDKGLAFFFLNVLCPIVFISALIGILQHFRILPIVIRAIGTVLSKINGMGKLESFNAVSSLILGQSENFIAYKDILGQMSQRRMYTMAATAMSTVSMSIVGAYMTMLQPKYVVAALVLNMFSTFIVLSLINPYRVDSEEDLQLNDLHKGQSFFEMLGEYILAGFRVAIIVAAMLIGFIALISGINALFDAIFGISFQGVLGYVFFPFAWVMGVPSSEALQVGSIMATKLVSNEFVAMMDLQKIAGQLSPRGEGILSVFLVSFANFSSIGIVAGAIKGLHEEQGNVVSRFGLKLLYGSTLVSVLSASIAGLVLS comes from the coding sequence ATGTCCCGCATTTTGCATTTTGTTCTGGCGCTGGTTGTGGTTGCGTTGCTGGCCTTGCTGGTGAGCCGCGATCGTAAAAACATCCGCGTCCGTTTTATCATACAGCTGTTAGTGATCGAGGTACTGCTTGCGTGGTTCTTCCTTAACTCTGAAGCTGGCCTGGGATTCGTAAAAGGCTTTGCCGGCCTGTTTGATTACCTGTTGAAATACGCGGCTGAAGGGACCAACTTCGTATTCGGTGGTATGAATGACAAAGGCCTGGCGTTTTTCTTCCTCAATGTTCTCTGCCCGATTGTCTTTATCTCCGCGCTGATTGGTATTTTGCAGCATTTCCGTATTCTTCCCATCGTTATTCGCGCTATCGGTACGGTACTGTCGAAAATCAACGGCATGGGCAAACTGGAATCTTTTAATGCGGTCAGTTCACTGATCCTGGGGCAGTCAGAAAACTTTATCGCCTATAAAGATATCCTGGGACAGATGTCGCAGCGCCGTATGTACACTATGGCCGCTACCGCGATGTCTACCGTTTCCATGTCTATCGTCGGCGCCTATATGACCATGCTGCAGCCCAAGTATGTAGTCGCTGCGCTGGTGTTGAATATGTTTAGCACCTTTATCGTGCTGTCATTGATCAACCCGTATCGCGTCGACAGCGAAGAAGACCTGCAGCTGAACGACCTGCATAAAGGCCAGAGCTTCTTTGAAATGCTGGGCGAATATATCCTTGCCGGTTTCCGCGTAGCGATTATCGTGGCGGCGATGCTGATTGGCTTTATCGCGCTGATCTCCGGCATTAACGCGCTGTTTGACGCCATCTTCGGCATCAGCTTCCAGGGCGTTCTCGGCTATGTCTTCTTCCCGTTTGCCTGGGTGATGGGCGTGCCGAGCAGCGAAGCGTTGCAGGTAGGCAGCATCATGGCGACCAAGCTGGTTTCCAACGAATTCGTGGCGATGATGGATCTGCAGAAAATCGCTGGTCAGCTCTCCCCGCGCGGCGAAGGCATCCTGTCTGTTTTCCTGGTCTCTTTTGCTAACTTCTCCTCCATCGGCATCGTTGCCGGTGCGATTAAAGGTCTGCATGAAGAGCAGGGCAACGTGGTGTCGCGCTTTGGTCTGAAGCTGCTGTACGGCTCTACGCTGGTTAGCGTGCTGTCAGCCTCTATCGCAGGCCTGGTGCTTAGCTAA
- a CDS encoding formate/nitrite transporter family protein: MSLHSPKEIAAIAIQSGVTKSRLPVSSLLILGFMAGAFIAVGFLLDLHVINKLPADWGSFGGFLGAAVFPVGLILTILAGGELLTGNMLTMPIAWFARQISGFSLLRNWFWITIANFIGSIAVAWFFGHILGMTEGDYLNKTVAIASAKVNADFTHAFISGIGCNWLVCLAVWLAFASKDVVGKIFGAWFPVMAFVAIGFQHVVANMFIVPAAIFAGQLTWADYLPNFVAVFLGNAVGGAVFVALAYFLAYRPAAEAATTPR; the protein is encoded by the coding sequence ATGTCCTTGCATTCACCTAAAGAAATCGCCGCTATCGCTATTCAGTCCGGCGTGACGAAAAGCCGTCTTCCCGTTTCATCGCTGCTGATCCTCGGCTTTATGGCCGGCGCGTTTATTGCTGTCGGCTTCCTGCTCGATCTGCATGTTATCAACAAACTGCCTGCTGACTGGGGCTCCTTTGGCGGCTTTCTTGGCGCTGCGGTATTCCCGGTGGGCCTGATCCTGACGATTCTTGCCGGCGGCGAGCTGCTGACTGGCAATATGCTGACGATGCCTATCGCCTGGTTTGCTCGTCAGATCAGCGGTTTCAGCCTGCTGCGCAACTGGTTCTGGATTACCATCGCTAACTTTATCGGCAGCATCGCCGTAGCGTGGTTCTTTGGCCATATCCTCGGCATGACTGAAGGCGATTATCTGAATAAGACCGTCGCGATCGCCAGCGCGAAAGTTAACGCAGACTTCACGCACGCTTTTATTTCCGGCATCGGCTGTAACTGGCTGGTTTGTCTGGCCGTCTGGCTGGCGTTCGCCAGTAAAGATGTGGTGGGTAAAATCTTCGGCGCCTGGTTCCCGGTGATGGCGTTTGTCGCTATCGGCTTTCAGCACGTGGTCGCGAACATGTTTATCGTCCCGGCCGCCATTTTCGCCGGTCAGCTGACCTGGGCGGACTACCTGCCGAACTTTGTCGCCGTGTTCCTGGGGAACGCCGTCGGCGGCGCCGTGTTCGTTGCCCTCGCCTATTTCCTTGCTTACCGCCCGGCTGCGGAAGCGGCGACCACCCCGCGTTAA
- a CDS encoding FlxA-like family protein has translation MMTTINTSTPSVGQSGSSASSGSSSSSDVSSQIASLTSQITKLQQKLKDISSSDGTTEEKQKQQEQLQNQIKLLQAQLAQLQRQQAEEASKKQQAQNGGNSVKIADGVNRPTTENQINVYI, from the coding sequence ATCATGACGACCATTAACACTTCGACTCCCAGCGTCGGACAGAGCGGCAGCTCCGCCAGCTCAGGCAGTAGCAGCAGCAGTGACGTTTCATCGCAAATCGCCAGCCTCACCAGCCAAATCACCAAGCTGCAGCAGAAGCTGAAGGATATAAGCAGCTCCGACGGCACGACGGAGGAAAAGCAGAAACAGCAGGAACAGCTCCAGAATCAGATCAAACTGTTGCAGGCGCAGCTGGCGCAGCTGCAACGTCAGCAGGCGGAAGAGGCGAGCAAAAAACAGCAGGCGCAAAACGGCGGCAATAGCGTAAAAATCGCCGACGGCGTTAACCGCCCGACGACCGAAAACCAAATTAACGTTTATATCTAA
- a CDS encoding YfeC-like transcriptional regulator, translating to MKEEWLTPDELAQRTGYTRQTINKWIKREGWITQPKPGVQGGKARIVKIDERVTHYLNAARHAAEPAGTYLAKPNSLPALLLSFAQQMTPPEQERLQNLLLREGVKGLLQRLDIEDK from the coding sequence GTGAAAGAGGAATGGTTAACGCCGGACGAACTTGCCCAGCGGACAGGCTACACGCGCCAGACAATCAACAAGTGGATTAAGCGCGAGGGATGGATTACGCAGCCAAAACCCGGCGTTCAGGGCGGCAAAGCGCGTATTGTGAAAATCGATGAGCGTGTAACGCATTATCTGAACGCCGCGCGTCACGCCGCCGAACCTGCAGGCACCTATCTGGCGAAGCCGAATTCCCTGCCTGCCCTGTTGCTCTCTTTCGCTCAGCAAATGACGCCGCCGGAACAGGAAAGGCTGCAAAATCTCCTGTTGCGCGAAGGGGTGAAAGGATTGTTGCAGCGGCTGGATATTGAAGATAAGTAA
- the gltX gene encoding glutamate--tRNA ligase, producing the protein MKIKTRFAPSPTGYLHVGGARTALYSWLFARNHGGEFVLRIEDTDLERSTQQAIDAIMDGMNWLNLDWDEGPYYQTKRFDRYNAVIDEMLEAGTAYKCYCSKERLEQLRETQMANGEKPRYDGHCRDSHEHHADNEPHVVRFRNPQEGSVVFDDQIRGPIEFSNQELDDLIIRRTDGSPTYNFCVVIDDWDMGITHVIRGEDHINNTPRQINILKAIGAQVPVYAHVSMILGDDGKKLSKRHGAVGVMQYRDDGYLPEALLNYLVRLGWSHGDQEIFSVDEMKQLFSLDAVSKSASAFNTEKLQWLNHHYINTLPPEYVATHLQWHIEQAQIDTRTGPELAQLVKLLGERCKTLKEMAASCRYFYEEFDAFDADAAKKHLRPVARQPLELVRDKLAAISDWTAENVHHAIQATADELEVGMGKVGMPLRVAVTGAGQSPALDVTVQAIGKSRAVARIEKALAFISEREAQG; encoded by the coding sequence ATGAAAATCAAAACCCGTTTCGCGCCGAGTCCAACCGGTTACCTGCACGTCGGCGGCGCCCGCACCGCGCTCTATTCCTGGCTGTTCGCCCGCAATCACGGCGGCGAGTTCGTGCTGCGTATTGAAGATACCGATCTGGAGCGTTCCACCCAGCAGGCTATCGACGCCATTATGGATGGCATGAACTGGCTGAACCTGGACTGGGATGAGGGCCCTTACTATCAGACCAAACGCTTTGATCGCTACAATGCGGTGATCGATGAGATGCTGGAAGCGGGAACGGCCTATAAATGCTACTGCTCGAAAGAGCGTCTGGAGCAGCTGCGCGAAACGCAAATGGCGAACGGCGAAAAGCCGCGCTACGACGGCCACTGCCGCGACAGCCATGAGCACCATGCCGATAACGAGCCGCACGTTGTGCGCTTCCGCAACCCGCAGGAAGGCTCCGTGGTGTTTGACGATCAGATCCGCGGTCCGATCGAATTCAGCAATCAGGAGCTGGACGATCTGATTATCCGCCGCACCGACGGTTCGCCGACCTATAACTTCTGCGTGGTGATCGATGACTGGGATATGGGCATCACCCATGTGATCCGCGGCGAAGATCATATCAACAACACGCCGCGCCAGATTAATATCCTGAAGGCGATCGGCGCGCAGGTGCCGGTCTATGCGCACGTTTCAATGATCCTCGGCGACGACGGCAAGAAGCTTTCCAAGCGTCACGGCGCGGTTGGCGTCATGCAGTACCGCGACGACGGCTATCTGCCGGAAGCGCTGCTGAACTATCTGGTGCGTCTGGGCTGGTCTCACGGCGATCAGGAGATCTTCTCTGTCGATGAGATGAAGCAGCTGTTCTCGCTGGATGCGGTGAGCAAATCCGCCAGCGCCTTCAACACGGAGAAGCTGCAATGGCTGAACCATCACTATATTAATACGCTGCCGCCGGAATATGTGGCGACTCATCTGCAATGGCATATCGAGCAGGCGCAGATCGACACCCGTACCGGCCCAGAGCTGGCTCAGCTGGTGAAGCTGCTGGGCGAACGCTGCAAAACCCTGAAAGAGATGGCCGCTTCTTGCCGCTATTTCTATGAGGAATTCGATGCCTTTGACGCCGACGCAGCGAAGAAACATCTGCGTCCGGTGGCGCGTCAGCCGCTGGAGCTGGTGCGTGACAAGCTGGCCGCTATCAGCGACTGGACAGCGGAAAACGTCCATCACGCGATTCAGGCGACGGCGGACGAGCTGGAAGTGGGCATGGGCAAAGTCGGCATGCCGCTGCGCGTTGCGGTGACCGGCGCCGGCCAGTCGCCTGCGCTGGATGTCACTGTTCAGGCGATCGGCAAATCACGCGCCGTGGCGCGTATCGAAAAGGCGCTGGCCTTTATCAGCGAGCGCGAAGCGCAGGGTTAA
- a CDS encoding LysR family transcriptional regulator, translating into MNYTLRQLRVFVAVAQHGSFSQAGRAIGLSQSAVSHSIKELETEMGIRLLDRTTREVLLTDAGQQLATRLERLLEELNTTLLDARSFGQQRSGTVRVAASQTISAHLMPQCLAASQLNYPEIKVMLRDRPQQWVVQSVRNAEVDFGIVVGPLATDEFESQPILDEPFLLLCRQDDPLAQAEAIRWQRLSGRTMVLQDYASGSRVLIDEALRQQRVEAEIVQEIGHPTTLYPMVEAGIGISILPALALPLPAGRPLTVRRLLPEINRTLMLIRRKNRSLTPAAEAIWQEVRQQARLLTQQRQRMPAF; encoded by the coding sequence ATGAATTACACTTTACGCCAGCTGCGGGTTTTCGTCGCCGTCGCTCAGCACGGCAGCTTCAGCCAGGCGGGACGGGCGATTGGCTTGAGCCAGTCGGCGGTTAGCCACAGCATCAAAGAGCTGGAAACGGAAATGGGCATCCGCCTGCTGGATCGCACTACGCGCGAAGTCCTGCTGACCGATGCCGGACAGCAGCTGGCGACGCGTCTGGAGCGTCTGCTGGAAGAGCTGAACACTACGTTGCTTGACGCGCGCAGCTTCGGACAGCAGCGCAGCGGGACGGTGAGGGTCGCCGCCAGCCAAACCATCTCCGCGCATCTGATGCCGCAGTGTCTGGCCGCCAGCCAGCTTAATTACCCTGAAATTAAAGTGATGCTGCGCGACCGACCGCAGCAGTGGGTGGTGCAGAGCGTGCGCAATGCTGAAGTGGATTTCGGTATCGTCGTCGGGCCGCTGGCGACCGATGAGTTTGAATCACAGCCGATACTGGATGAGCCTTTTTTGTTGTTGTGTCGCCAGGACGATCCTTTGGCGCAGGCGGAAGCGATTCGCTGGCAGAGGCTGAGTGGCCGCACGATGGTATTGCAGGATTATGCGTCCGGCAGCCGCGTGCTGATTGATGAAGCGCTCAGGCAGCAGCGGGTCGAGGCGGAGATTGTGCAGGAAATTGGACATCCCACCACGCTCTATCCGATGGTCGAAGCGGGGATCGGCATCAGCATTTTACCGGCGTTGGCGCTGCCGCTGCCGGCGGGACGACCGCTGACGGTTCGTCGGCTGCTGCCGGAAATTAACCGTACGCTGATGCTGATTCGCCGCAAAAACCGCTCGTTGACGCCCGCGGCGGAAGCGATCTGGCAAGAGGTGCGCCAGCAGGCAAGGCTGCTGACGCAACAGCGGCAACGGATGCCCGCTTTTTAG